TATTTTGGATTCTACTCTTTCACGGCATATTTACGCTCTATCGAATTGCGGATTTTTGATAACTTGATGAATGCAAAATTTTTTACGGGGAGTGGCAATGAATTAAATAGTTAAAATGCGGTGAAAAATTGAAAAACCGGAAACTTACGCTTGTTAAATGAAATCAGCGGAAAATATCTCAGGCGGAAATCTTTTACTAACCGTGATAAAGATTTCTAATTACTTTAGTCTATACTAAGATTTGGGAGATTCATTTATGGATAGCACATTCCAATTTTTTGTTCAAATTATCGGGTTCATTTTTTCGATAATTGCATTACTGTATTTAAAGAGACTATTCTCCGCAAAAGTCGACCGCCACGAAGGAGGAAAACTAAAAGAATCAAACCTCCAAACTACTGGACCTTTCGGACAAAAGCGATCACCAAAGTAAATCGCTTCCGACCTCACTCAAGTTAGAATTATTCAAAATACTATTAACTCTTTATGTGAAGGTCCGGTTGCTTTCCATTTCAAAGTTGCCCTTTAGTCAACATATACATGGCAGAAATCTCACAATTCCATAATTTACCCAGCGCAAAAACCATCGCGAAAATAATCGATTATACATTTTGGAAATAAATTTCTTTTTGCTAAACGGAAATTTCAGGTTATCATTGGACATTAACCGACATCGATTTCTGCAAAGGGCGATGGGATGAATAATTGAAACGCTTACTTACCGATGAATAATACATTCCGAGGATTGCGAGACTGACATGAAATATAAAAGGGAACGTGAACGAATAATTTCGAAAGAGCTGTCGGAGCTATCTGCAACGTTAATTTACGAAGATATATCTATATCGGGATCTGTCGCGAATATCTCCGAGATCGGAATGGGTATTTTAGTGCAAGATGAGTCAAAGGCTTCACCGACCGTCGGATCTCCCGTATCCGGAAAAATAACGGGAGAAGTATTCGGCGAGCTCGATTTTGAAGGGATTATCGTTAGAAATGAGAAAGGCAATAATCTCAATGCAACTAATTATATTATTGGAATAAAGTTTACGTCTGAAATTTCGCTACCTGATAGAGTGATTGCCTTAAGCTTAACGATAGACGAGTGAGAAATAGTAAAGCCCCTTTTAATCTGACCGTTTTGCCCAGGATTTGAGAATATAGCGGTCAATTATTAATTTCAACAGGATGGATGTCCCGACAATTTTTAAATAATGAATTCTAAAATTACTAAAATGTACAGGATGATTCTTCCGAAGAGTGATCCGGATTCTCGAAAATAAAAAATCACCGCAGTATTACTAACATATTAGAACACGTTGCCCATCTTGGTACAAATGGATCTGCGAGTATCAAAACCTCCCAATCATCTTAATTCAAATTTTTATCGAAAAACTTCCGGCAAAATAGCGTTGACCGATTGTTTATAGTATTACAAGGATTAGGCGTACGGTAGAACTCCGTAATGAGTAACGAGATCTTTATAATGGAAGAACAACCAATAATCCATCAATATATCTTAACGAACTCATGCCAAAACGGCAATTTTAGGAAGCTTTATTAAATCCGATTCGCGAATAGGTCACCGGAAAATTGGAAGAAGACATTAAACAGGCCTTGGAATTAGCGGAGGAAATCAAAAGAATTCATCTTCGAACGGAAGATCCAATTCCCTACTCCGATACGTTCGTTCGTGAAGCGAGCGCACTTATTTATCAAGATGCATCAAAAGTACGGAAAATTCTAGAAATTCTTAGGGATGCGAAGTATATTTTTATAATCAAAGTCGTTTTACCGGATCCTTATGGCGGAATTAAAAATCAAGATATGGGCGTGGATGCTTATAT
This is a stretch of genomic DNA from Leptospira fainei serovar Hurstbridge str. BUT 6. It encodes these proteins:
- a CDS encoding PilZ domain-containing protein, whose translation is MKYKRERERIISKELSELSATLIYEDISISGSVANISEIGMGILVQDESKASPTVGSPVSGKITGEVFGELDFEGIIVRNEKGNNLNATNYIIGIKFTSEISLPDRVIALSLTIDE